One window of Kryptolebias marmoratus isolate JLee-2015 linkage group LG3, ASM164957v2, whole genome shotgun sequence genomic DNA carries:
- the mcoln1a gene encoding mucolipin-1a codes for MADTGRQDLSAEQENLLSPVTQYGSTDGSCEYGHRDHQSNHHDSSHDSRSFSSTTTAGHWVRAEQEEEAIRRKLKYFFMSPCDKYHAKGRKPFKLFLQLLKIFFVTAQLVMFGLSNQVVVTFKEENTMTFKHLFLKDYDEPSDDSFAVYTQKDVYDHIFYAVYKYLTLPETTVGRYAYVYDVGVNDSALSLCQHYYKKGQIDPANDTFNIDPDIVADCIGVNPLSVPSAPLTSSYKNFTLKFHKLINVTIQFQLKAINIQTIINNEIPDCYTFHITIVLDNKAHSGKVKIWLENQAKIKECRDPSVSGHADSYTRVAFDVAVALLCLLSLLLCGRSILRGIILQQEFVQYFKETLDRKVCWADRLEFINGWYILLIISDIFTITGSIIKIGIESKTMSSYDLCGILLGTSTLLVWVGVIRYLTFFQKYNILIITLQAAFPNVIRFCCCVAVIYLGYCFCGWIVLGPYHVKFRSLSSVSECLFSLINGDDMFVTFSEMQESSPLVWVFSQLYLYTFISLFIYMVLSLFIALITGAYETIKHQTQEPIHITDLHAFIAECTDAPNSGKFRGLETSPCSIFCCCDRTTYEDVLLVN; via the exons cGGAGCAGGAGAACCTGCTCTCCCCGGTGACTCAGTACGGCTCCACAGACGGCAGCTGCGAGTACGGTCATCGCGATCACCAGAGTAACCACCATGACAGCAGCCACGACAGCCGCAGCTTCTCCTCCACGACAACAGCAGGCCACTGGGTCAGGgcggagcaggaggaggaggccatCCGCAGGAAGCTCAAGTACTTCTTCATGAGTCCCTGCGACAAATATCACGCCAAGGGCCGCAAGCCCTTCAAgctgttcctgcagctgcttaAGATATTTTTTGTCACAGCTCAG TTGGTGATGTTTGGCCTCAGTAACCAGGTGGTGGTGACGTTCAAAGAGGAGAACACGATGACCTTCAAACATCTTTTTCTCAAAGACTACGACGAACCCTCAGACGACTCCTTTGCTGTTTACACGCAGAAGGACGTCTACGACCACATCTTCTATGCTGTGTACAAG TACCTGACGTTACCAGAGACCACAGTGGGGCGGTACGCATACGTCTATGATGTCGGCGTGAACGACAGCGCGCTCTCGCTCTGCCAGCACTACTACAAAAAGGGCCAGATCGACCCAGCCAACGACACGTTCAACATAGACCCTGACATCGTCGCAG ATTGCATCGGGGTGAACCCTCTGTCTGTCCCCTCGGCTCCGCTCACCAGCAGCTACAAGAACTTCACGCTCAAGTTCCACAA GCTGATAAATGTTACCATACAGTTCCAGCTGAAGGCCATCAACATTCAGACGATCATCAACAACGAGATCCCTGACTGCTACACTTTCCACATAACG ATCGTTCTGGACAACAAGGCTCACAGCGGCAAGGTGAAGATCTGGTTGGAAAACCAGGCGAAAATAAAGGAGTGCAGAGACCCGAGCGTCTCCGGACACG CTGACAGCTATACACGAGTGGCGTTCGACGTGGCTGTGGCTCTGTTGTGCCTGCTGTCCCTGCTGCTGTGTGGACGCTCCATCCTGAGAGGCATCATTCTGCAGCAG GAGTTTGTGCAGTACTTCAAGGAGACCCTGGATCGTAAAGTGTGCTGGGCGGACCGGCTTGAGTTTATCAACGGCTGGTacatcctcctcatcatcagcGACATCTTCACCATCACAGGCAGCATCATCAAGATCGGCATCGAGTCAAAG ACCATGTCGTCCTATGATCTCTGTGGCATCCTCTTAGGGACCTCCACTCTCCTGGTGTGGGTGGGAGTCATCCGCTACCTCACCTTCTTCCAGAAGTACAAT ATTCTCATCATCACCCTCCAGGCGGCGTTCCCAAATGTGATTCGCTTCTGCTGCTGCGTCGCAGTCATCTACCTGGGCTACTGCTTCTGCGGCTGGATCGTCCTCGGACCGTACCACGTGAAG TTCCGCTCCCTGTCCTCGGTCTCCGAGTGCCTGTTCTCCCTCATTAACGGCGACGACATGTTCGTGACCTTCTCCGAGATGCAGGAGAGCAGTCCTCTGGTGTGGGTCTTCAGCCAACTCTACCTCTACACCTTCATCTCCCTCTTCATCTACATGGTGCTGTCCCTCTTCATCGCTCTCATCACAGGAGCCTACGAGACCATCAAG CATCAAACCCAAGAGCCCATCCACATCACTGACCTGCACGCCTTCATAGCAGAGTGTACGGACGCGCCAAACTCAGGGAAGTTCAGGGGTCTGGAGACGTCCCCGTGCTCCATCTTTTGCTGCTGCGACAG AACAACGTACGAAGACGTTCTGCTGGTGAACTGA